Proteins encoded together in one Telopea speciosissima isolate NSW1024214 ecotype Mountain lineage chromosome 6, Tspe_v1, whole genome shotgun sequence window:
- the LOC122665474 gene encoding uncharacterized protein LOC122665474, with the protein MILRPWSPDVCLERVDLCSVPVWVSLPNLTFHFWSSEALSSIGSVIGKPIITDKMTRSMERLSYARLCVEVSANEELPLSVPVYGDGGFVFNQRVVYDWKPPLCVHCKVFGHMIDACKSGSRKPDKKYSRTKQEWRVKGAAGKEAATVAGNEADLPAEQTGIGNSNSNLDSHSSRKNKGGDLNSLGQGANFGKKVLKKSS; encoded by the coding sequence ATGATCCTGCGTCCTTGGAGTCCAGATGTTTGCTTAGAGAGGGTGGATTTATGTTCCGTCCCGGTATGGGTTTCTCTTCCCAATCTCacttttcatttctggtcttctGAAGCTCTTAGTTCTATTGGGAGTGTCATTGGGAAGCCTATTATTACGGACAAGATGACAAGGTCCATGGAGAGATTGTCCTATGCTCGTTTGTGTGTGGAGGTTTCTGCCAACGAAGAGCTGCCTCTGTCCGTTCCAGTTTATGGTGATGGTGGTTTTGTCTTCAATCAACGAGtggtttatgattggaagcccCCTCTTTGTGTGCATTGTAAGGTCTTTGGGCATATGATTGATGCATGCAAGTCTGGCAGCCGTAAGCCTGATAAAAAATACTCGAGAACCAAGCAAGAATGGCGGGTGAAGGGTGCTGCCGGGAAAGAAGCTGCAACTGTGGCCGGAAATGAGGCTGACTTGCCGGCCGAGCAGACTGGAATTggtaattcaaattcaaatttggatTCCCATAGTTCTCGCAAGAATAAAGGAGGAGATCTCAATTCCTTGGGTCAAGGCGCCAACTTTGGCAAGAAGGTTTTGAAGAAATCGAGTTAA